Genomic DNA from Amycolatopsis alba DSM 44262:
GGACGAGTTTCGCGATGTCCTCCGGCTGCCCGACGCGTCCCAGTGCGACCTTCTTGCCCACCCACGACATGTCGATCTTCTGCCCGCCCGCCGCCGCGGCGACCATCGGCGTGTCGATCGCGCCGGGATGAACCGAATTGACCCGGATGTTCTTCGCACCGAGTTCGAGCGCGGCGACCTTGGTCATCCCGCGGATCGCGAACTTGCTCGCGGTGTAGGCGACGAGGTACGGCATCCCGGCGAGTCCTTCCACTGAGGACACGTTGACGATGGAGCCGCCTCCGGCCCCGGTCATCGGTTCAACGACCGAGCGCATCCCGAGAAACGCCCCGATCTGGTTGACCCGCATGACACGTTCGTAGTCGGCGAGCGTGGTCTTCCCGAGCTCCGAGAAGTGCAGGATGCCTGCGTTGTTGACCAGCACCGTCGGCGGGCCGAACTCGGAGACGGTGCGCTCGATCGCGGCATCCCACTCGGCCTCGTCGCCGACGTCGAGATGCTGGTACACGGCCGATTCGCCGAGGTCCGCGGCGAGTTTCTTGCCGTCGAGGTCGTTGATGTCGGCGATCACCACCCGCGCGCCCTCGGCGACGAACAGCCGTGCGGCCGCCTCGCCCTGGCCGCGGGCACCACCGGTGATCAGGGCCACCTTGCCGTCGAGCCTGCCCATCGTCATCTCCTCACGGCAGCGACATGATTTCGGATGCGGAGAACATGCGTTCGGGATCTCGGTCGGCGAAGTAACCGCCCACGCTGCCCGCGAGCTCTTCGGGGGTCCACGTCCCGTTGACGGTGTCGAACCGCTGCTCCACCGACGGCGGCCGCATGAGCGCGACCATCCCGCCGTAGACGAGGAAGACCTGGCCGTTGACGCGGTCGGACTCGGGCGAGCAGAGGAAGGACACAAACGGCGCGACGTGGTCGACCGACAGCGGGTCGATCCCTTCCGGCGCGTCGGCGCCGAAGACGCCTTCGGTCATCGCGGTGCGGGCGCGCGGGCAGATCGCGTTGGCGCGGACGCCGTAGCGGGAAAGGCCGCGCGCGGTGGAGACGGTGAGCGCGGCGATACCCGCCTTGGCCGCGCCGTAGTTCGGCTGGCCCGGCGCGCCGAGCAGGAACGACTCCGACGCGGTGTTGACCACCCGGCCGTACACCGGTGCGCCGTCCACTTTGGACTTGTCGCGCCAGTAGGCCCCGGCGTTGCGGGAAAGCAGGAAATGGCCGCGCAGGTGCACGCCGAGTACCGTGTCCCAGTCCTCGTCGGACATCGAGAACAGCATCCGGTCGCGCAGGACACCCGCGTTGTTGACCAGGATGTGGAGTCCGCCGAAGTGGTCGACGGCGGCGGTGAGCAGCGCGTCCGCGGTCGAGGACTCGGACACGTCGCCGGTGACCGCGACCGCCTTGCCGCCTTCGGCCTCGATCTCGTCGGCCACCACCTGGGCGGCGGTCGACACGTCGTTGATCACCACCGACGCCCCCGCCGCGGCCAGCGCCAGCGCCTCGGCCCGGCCGAGTCCCGCGCCGGCGCCGGTCACGATGGCCGTCTTGCCGTCCAAACTCACTCCGGGCCTCCTTGCCTCTGCCGACAGACTAGAATCTGTTACTGCTGCATGCAAGACCTAAATAAACGGTGCTAACTGCGTATGAGCAGCGCGTTTTTCGGACAGCTCGCCACAGCTTGAGTAACACGTTCTACCTGATTCTGTGGAACTTCGGCCGACGCGAGGACAAGCTCCTCGTCATCGTCGAGATCGAAGACCTCGGGCGCGAAGCCGACACAGATCGCGTTCGCCTCACACAGCGAGCGATCGACGCCGATCTCCATATTCCCTCCTCGCCGCCACACCTGGTACAACTAGAACAGGTTCTACCTTACCGCCGAGGGCGGCCATGGCACCAGTAACGAGCACCGACGGCAGAGGTGACGGATGCGGATCGACTACACGCCGGAGCAGCGGGCACTGGCCGGGGAACTACGGGAGTACTTCGCCGGGCTGATGACCCCCGAACGCCGTGAGGCGCTGGCCGGCGACGGCGGTGAATACGGTGACGGCCTGGTGTACAAGGAAATCGTCCGAGACCTCGGCGGTTCGGGCTGGCTCGCGCTCGGCTGGCCCCGCGAGTACGGCGGCCAGGACCGGCCGATGCTCGACCAGCTCATCTTCACCGACGAGGCGGCCGCGGCCGGGGTGCCCGTCCCGTTCCTCACGGTGAACACCGTCGGGCCGACGATCATGCGCTACGGCACCGAAGAACAGAAGGCGTTCTACCTGCCGAAGATCGCCGCCGGCGAGCTGCACTTCGCGATCGGCTACTCCGAGCCGGGCGCGGGCACCGACCTGGCGTCCCTGCGCACCCGCGCGGTCCGCGACGGCGACGACTACGTCATCAACGGCCAGAAGATGTGGACGAGCCTGATCGAGTACGCCGACTACATCTGGCTGGCCGCCCGCACCGACCCCGAGGCCCGCAAGCACAAGGGCCTCAGCATGCTGATCGTACCGACGTCGGCGCCGGGTTTCTCCTGGACGAAGGTGCACACGGTCGCCGGGCCGGGCACGAGCGCGACCTACTACGACGACGTGCGCGTCCCGGTGACCTCGCGGGTGGCCGGGGAGAACGAGGGCTGGCCGCTCATCACGAACCAGCTCAACCACGAACGGGTCGCGCTGACCTCGGCCGCGCCGATCCAGACGGCGTTGCGCGACGTGCGGACCTGGGCGCAGACGACCAAGCTGCCCGACGGCACCCGCGTCGTCGACCAGCCGTGGGTCCGGCTGCACCTGGCGCGGATCCACACGCACGCCGAGTACCTGAAACTGCGGAACTGGCGGATCGCCTGGGCGGCCGCGAGCAGCGACCTCGGCCCGGCGGAGGCGTCGGCGACCAAGGTGTTCGGCACCGAGTTCGCGACCGAGGCGTACCGGCTGATGATGGAGATCCTCGGCGCGGGCGCCGTGGTCCGCGAAGGCTCCCCCGGCGCCCAGTTGCGCGGCCGGATCGAACGGCTGCACCGCTCGTCCCTGATCCTGACCTTCGGCGGCGGCACCAACGAGATCCAGCGGGACATGATCGCCGCGACCGCCCTCGGCCTGCCCGTCACGCGCTAGGAGAGACACCGATGGACTTCACGCTCACCGAAGCGCAGCAGGATCTCGCGTCGCTCACGCGCCGGATCCTGACGGACAAGGTCACGCCCGACGTGCTGGGACCGCACGGTTCCGGCGGCTTCGACGCTCCACTGTGGACGGCGCTCGCGCAGGCTGGGGTGATCGACGCGGCGCTGCCGCAGTCGGTCGGCGGCGGCGGGTTCGGGCTGCTGGAGCAGTGCTCCGTCCTGGCCGAGATCGGCCGCGCGGTCGCACCCGTGCCGTACCTGACGTCGGTCGTGACGGGCGCGGCGGCGGTCGCCGAATTCGGCGATGGACAGCTGGCCGAACGCTGGGTCGTGCCGGTGCTGCGCGGCGACCACGTCCTCGCGGTCGCGCTGCCGGATTACGGCGTGCCGTGCGGGTTCACCGCCGAGGCCGACGGCGACGGCTGGCGGCTGACCGGCGCGCAGACCGCGGTGGCGTCGGGCGCGTTCGCGCACGGCTTCCTCGTCGAAGCCGCCATCGACGGCGGGCGGCAGGTGTTCCTGCTCGACCGGGACGCGGTGACCGTCTCGCCGCAGCGGACCGTCGACCACGCCGACGCGGCGCTCGTCGAACTGTCCGGCGCCAAGGCAGGCGTCTCCTTGGGTGACATCGGTGAATGGCTGCGGCTGCGCGGCACGATCGGTGCCTGCGCGCAGCAGCTCGGCGTCGTCGAACGGGCGCTTGAGCTGACCGCGGCGTACGCGCGGGAACGCAAGCAGTTCGACCATCTCATCGGGAGTTTCCAGGCGGTGCGGCAGCGGCTCGCCGACGCCTATGTCGACGTCGAAGCCGTCCGGCTGACGTTGTGGCAGGCCGTCTGGCGACTGAGCGAAGGACTTCCAGCGGCCGAAGAGGTCGCGACGGCGAAGTTCTGGGCCGCGGAGGCCGGTCACCGCGTCGCGCACACCGCCGTGCACGTCCACGGCGGGGTCGGCATCGACGTCGACCACACGCTGCACCGCTACTTCGTCGCGGCGAAACGGCTCGAGTTCACCTTGGGCGGCGCGACCACGCAGCTGCGGGGGCTCGGCGATCTCCTGGCCGCGGACCCGGCATGACCTCGACGGTCACGGAGCTCCTGCTCGCCAGGGCGGAGGACCAGTCGACCGGGCTGCTGTTCGAAGACCGGCGCTGGTCCTGGGCCGAGCATGTCCGGGCCTGCGCCGGATACGCGGCCGCGTTGAGCGGGCTCCTGCGCCCCGGCGGACATTTCGGGCTGCTGGCCGACAACGTCCCCGAGTTCTCGTTCCTGCTCGGCGGTGCCGCGCTGTCGGGGCACGTGCTGGTCGGCCTGAACCCGACACGACGGGGCGCGGCGCTGGCGCGTGACGTCGCGCTGGCCGACTGCGAGCTGGTGTTCGCCGAGGAGAAGTACCTCCCGCTGCTGTCCGAGGCCGGTGTCCCGGTGCGGCCGCTGAGCGAGCTCGAACCGTCGCGGGAGACGGTCGTTCCCGTGGCCGCGAAACCCGAAGACCTGCTCATGCTGATCTTCACCTCCGGCACCAGCGGCGACCCGAAAGCCGTCCGGTGCACGCACGACAAGGTCGCGTTCCCCGGCGAGATGCTGGCCGACCGGTTCGGTCTGTCCACACAGGACACCGTGTACGTGTCGATGCCGATGTTCCACTCCAACGCCATCATGGCGGGCTGGTCGGTCGGGCTCGCTTCGGGCGCGGGGATCGCGCTGCGGCGGCGGTTCTCCGCCTCCGGTTTCCTTCCGGACGTCCGGAAGTTCGGGGCGACCTACGCCAACTACGTCGGCAAGCCGCTGTCCTACGTGCTCACCACCCCCGAGCGGGACGACGACGCGGACAACTCGCTGAAACTGGTCTACGGCAACGAGGGCGCCGAAGCCGACCTCGCCGTGTTCGGCACGCGAT
This window encodes:
- a CDS encoding glucose 1-dehydrogenase; this translates as MGRLDGKVALITGGARGQGEAAARLFVAEGARVVIADINDLDGKKLAADLGESAVYQHLDVGDEAEWDAAIERTVSEFGPPTVLVNNAGILHFSELGKTTLADYERVMRVNQIGAFLGMRSVVEPMTGAGGGSIVNVSSVEGLAGMPYLVAYTASKFAIRGMTKVAALELGAKNIRVNSVHPGAIDTPMVAAAAGGQKIDMSWVGKKVALGRVGQPEDIAKLVLFLASDDSSYSTGSEFVADGGATATHALKI
- a CDS encoding 3-oxoacyl-ACP reductase, with translation MSLDGKTAIVTGAGAGLGRAEALALAAAGASVVINDVSTAAQVVADEIEAEGGKAVAVTGDVSESSTADALLTAAVDHFGGLHILVNNAGVLRDRMLFSMSDEDWDTVLGVHLRGHFLLSRNAGAYWRDKSKVDGAPVYGRVVNTASESFLLGAPGQPNYGAAKAGIAALTVSTARGLSRYGVRANAICPRARTAMTEGVFGADAPEGIDPLSVDHVAPFVSFLCSPESDRVNGQVFLVYGGMVALMRPPSVEQRFDTVNGTWTPEELAGSVGGYFADRDPERMFSASEIMSLP
- a CDS encoding ferredoxin, which translates into the protein MEIGVDRSLCEANAICVGFAPEVFDLDDDEELVLASAEVPQNQVERVTQAVASCPKNALLIRS
- a CDS encoding acyl-CoA dehydrogenase family protein; this encodes MRIDYTPEQRALAGELREYFAGLMTPERREALAGDGGEYGDGLVYKEIVRDLGGSGWLALGWPREYGGQDRPMLDQLIFTDEAAAAGVPVPFLTVNTVGPTIMRYGTEEQKAFYLPKIAAGELHFAIGYSEPGAGTDLASLRTRAVRDGDDYVINGQKMWTSLIEYADYIWLAARTDPEARKHKGLSMLIVPTSAPGFSWTKVHTVAGPGTSATYYDDVRVPVTSRVAGENEGWPLITNQLNHERVALTSAAPIQTALRDVRTWAQTTKLPDGTRVVDQPWVRLHLARIHTHAEYLKLRNWRIAWAAASSDLGPAEASATKVFGTEFATEAYRLMMEILGAGAVVREGSPGAQLRGRIERLHRSSLILTFGGGTNEIQRDMIAATALGLPVTR
- a CDS encoding acyl-CoA dehydrogenase family protein yields the protein MDFTLTEAQQDLASLTRRILTDKVTPDVLGPHGSGGFDAPLWTALAQAGVIDAALPQSVGGGGFGLLEQCSVLAEIGRAVAPVPYLTSVVTGAAAVAEFGDGQLAERWVVPVLRGDHVLAVALPDYGVPCGFTAEADGDGWRLTGAQTAVASGAFAHGFLVEAAIDGGRQVFLLDRDAVTVSPQRTVDHADAALVELSGAKAGVSLGDIGEWLRLRGTIGACAQQLGVVERALELTAAYARERKQFDHLIGSFQAVRQRLADAYVDVEAVRLTLWQAVWRLSEGLPAAEEVATAKFWAAEAGHRVAHTAVHVHGGVGIDVDHTLHRYFVAAKRLEFTLGGATTQLRGLGDLLAADPA
- a CDS encoding long-chain-fatty-acid--CoA ligase — translated: MTSTVTELLLARAEDQSTGLLFEDRRWSWAEHVRACAGYAAALSGLLRPGGHFGLLADNVPEFSFLLGGAALSGHVLVGLNPTRRGAALARDVALADCELVFAEEKYLPLLSEAGVPVRPLSELEPSRETVVPVAAKPEDLLMLIFTSGTSGDPKAVRCTHDKVAFPGEMLADRFGLSTQDTVYVSMPMFHSNAIMAGWSVGLASGAGIALRRRFSASGFLPDVRKFGATYANYVGKPLSYVLTTPERDDDADNSLKLVYGNEGAEADLAVFGTRFGCHVVDAFGSTEGGVNFGRDATTPAGSLGRLLDGVAVLDPETGKPCPPAEFDAAGKLLNAAEAVGELVNTGGPGFFAGYYGDPAAEAERMRDGMYHTGDLAYLDADGYCYFAGRLGDWLRVDGENLGTAPIERALLRHPAVREAAVYAVPDPRVGDQVMAALVCRSPVDAGEFAAFVAAQGDLGPKQWPRFVRVVDALPQTATHKVLKRELAADGTGTAWELRYPRH